In Candidatus Woesearchaeota archaeon, the DNA window TCCCAAGCATCTTACTTACAGCAACAAAGGCAAATCCTAGAATGGCTATCATCAGAATCAGCAACACAAGATAACTTACCGAGAGCTCAATACCTTTTTTATTGCATACACATCGCTGAGAAAAAGAACCTGCTATGCTTTTATTGGATGGTATCAGCTTCACAAATAGTACATTAATGTGAAGAATCTATAAAAACCTTTCTATTTTTTGTTACTTAGTTGGGGTAAGAAGGATTTTCGAAGAAGAAATTAAAGAAAAATAAATAAAAAACAAACCTAAGACACGCTGATGATCTTCACTGCATCAGCTGCAACAATACCACCCGTACTCGGGAAGATTGCTACTCCTTGTAATTCTGAGTCATCAAAGGTATATCTTCCTAAGTAGATCCATTGATCTCCTGGCGTGCTCTGATCAACGTATTTGGTTGTCAAGCCATACTTGTGCTTGATCATGTACTTTGCAGTTTTACGGCACTGTCGTAAGTTTTTCAGAAAAGCGGCCAAAAGCTTTATTAAGGACTTGACTGTAATTGGTTTTGGGGGGTTGTTACCATGAAAAAACGCATGATATTATGGGTTATAACAAGCTTATTCCTAAGCATAGTCTTCACGACAGCTCTGGATACTCCGTCAATTTTAACGCCGTTTTCTCCAGATCCTTCTCAACTTCCTTTTGCAACAACCATTCACAACCAAACCATTCATACCCCCTCTATCCAGGAGTATTTTAGAGTGTACCAGAACTTCACGAATCTGACGTACAAAAAGTTTGATTCTTACGATAAAACGAGCATGAAGATTGGTGCACGCCTGGATACTCAACGTGGCTATATCATTGATAAGGAAAAATACGTTATTGATTTGCTGTACTGTGATCGTAACACCAAGGCTTGTTTCTTCCGCATTAACGGCGTGCCAACCCAGAGATTGTACGATCCAAAATACAGCAATGCCAGCAAGCCTTCTGTCTTTACCTTGAATGAGAACGTTTCTCTACAGATTGCATCCATTACCTTTAATTTTTGTGATCATCGGCGGTTTTGTAACATACCATTTGAGGCCTATGATATTGTTCAGGTGGAAATAAGAAGAGGTGAGGAGAGGTGAAGAAAAAAATCTTACTTACGAGCGTACTTGTTTTGTCATTATTTTTGGTCGTTGGATGTCAGGAAAAAAAGTCAACATACGATGACAATAATACATTGAGCCAGATTCCATCGGATAATTATTGTGAAAAAAATGAAGATTGTGTTCCTGCATCCTGTTGTCATTCTATAGAGTGCATTAATCTAAAGTTTAAACCTAATTGTGAAGGGATAGATTGTACGCATGAAGTGATTCCAGGTAGAGCATATGATTCATCTGATTGTTTATGTCAAGAAAAAACGTGTCTAAATAATGAGTCGATGAGCAATTTTGATGAAGAAATTGAAGGATTATTTGTTGATCCTCAGGTTGTTAGTGACCTCGAGTCTAATGATGAAGTTCTTGTTTCTGTTTTGTTGAAAGGAGATCGAAATTTGATCTGTGATAGAACTGTCCGTGGTTGTCATGCTGAATATGAAAAAAATGCGGACTATTATCAAGGTCTCGAACAGGAAGTCTTGTCAACACTTGATGAAGGAGATATTAAGCTTATCAACATGATGAGTTCTTCTCCTTCATTCTCTGGGTATGTTACTGAGAAGGGTTTAGAGAAACTTATTACAAATCCCAATGTTCTTAGAATTGATGGAGATAAAGTGGATTTCATAGACCACCTAGAGGATTAAAAATGCTTAGCTCTCGACTCAATCCATATGATCCCAGATGGAGTTTATTTTTGATTCTCTTCATTTCCTTACCGCAAGAGGTTTTTGCAGAAAATCATTCAGTTATTGTTGATCCCAATGTTGAGAAAGTTCTCTTAGATCATGAAACCGTTTTGGTTTCTGTTCTATTGGATGCACCGGAGAGGTTACCATATGGTGATATTCCACGAACGATCTCTAAGAGGCGACCAATAATGGAGAAAAATGCACAATACTTTCGAAGTATTGAAAAGAAAGTTCTAGAAAATCTCAATAAATCAGATTTTGAATTGATTCGGATGTCTTTTGGATATCCTTCTTTTAGTGGATATTTGAGATCTACAGGACTGGAAAAGTTACGTAATGATTCACGAGTACTTCAGATAGATGCAGATCGAGAAAATTGGCCCGATTTGACTGAAAGCGTGCCCCTTATTGAAGTTGATCCTTTAATGTGGAATCAGGAATATGTTGGATCTGGGGTTACTGTCTGTGTAGTTGATACGGGGATAGACTGGACACATCCAAGTATGGGTGGTTGTGAATCAATGGGACCTGACTGTAAGGTGCTTTATGGGTACGATTATTATGACAATGACCCTATTCCAATGGACTTTAAAGGTCATGGGACCCATGTTGCTGGTATTGTTTCTCTTGACGGAGAGCTAAAAGGTGTTGCCCCTAAAAGTCATTTAATTGCTATGAAAGCATGTGCAGATGTTAACGGATCTTGTAGTACTACTGCGGAAGCCAATTCCATCGATTGGTGTTTGGAGAACGCAATGGCATACAACATTTCGGTTATTACTATGAGTATTGGTGGGAGCAAAAGTTATAGCGATCCTGATTGTATCCCAACTTATCCTTCTGTTAGAGCTATCAATGACGCATATGATGGTGGTTTGTTTGTCTCTGTTTCTTCAGGAAATGACGGATTTAAAGATGGAATTCAGGAACCTGCGTGTGCACGAGGTGCCGTTTCTGTAGGTGCAGTGTATGATCAATCATTTGAAGGGACATTTCACTATAATGATTCTGGGTGTCAAGATGTAAACCCCTCTGAGAAAGATTTATACTGTCCAACTAATCGGTATTCTACTCTTGATTTACTGGCACCTGGTGCTAAAATTAATTCTGCTGTTCTGAATCATTCATTTGACAATCATTCAGGAACATCAATGGCTACACCACATGTTGCTGGAGCAGCAGCACTTCTACAGCAAGCCTACAATAACACACTTACTCCTGATCAAATTCAAATTGCGTTAAAGGCATCTGGTGAGCCTATTTGGATTTCAGATGTTAAAATGTCTAGTGGGAATACAGGTGCTTACTTCCCATTAATCCGAGTTGAGAAAGCTTTGCGTACTTTAGAGTATTTGGATACGCTTAACACCGACTGGCCCACCTATCAGCACGATAATAGAAGAACAGGATTTACCTTACTGAAAGGAGATATGAGTAATGCTAAGGACGTTGAGCAGTTGGATTTGTTATTTGAGACTGGCAGAAATGTTGATTTAGCTTCACGAAACGTTGTAGCAGATTTGGATAATAATGGCCATGAGGAGGTGTTGGTGTGGAGTGTTCGTGGCACCATGGAAGATCCTGATGCATGGTTGTATGTTTTTGAGATGCAAGATCGTGGTCATGGTTTACAACTCAGACAACGTGGTTCGTTGCACGTTGGAGATTTTTCAAATGGCGCTCCGATTATTGCCAATACTGATGGTGATGCGAATAAGGAGATTGTGGTTGGACTCGCTAATGGGACGGTTTATTTAATTGATTATACGGTAAGAGGTGAATTCTTAGATTTATATCTGAAATGGTCTCAAGGTTTTACAGTTCCTGAGCATTACAGTCCTCGGACTGATGACTGGCATCGTGGGATGATTGGGATAGGGATGGCAGCTGCCGATCTTGATGCTGATGGAACCACCGAGATATTGTTTAC includes these proteins:
- a CDS encoding S8 family serine peptidase, whose translation is MILFISLPQEVFAENHSVIVDPNVEKVLLDHETVLVSVLLDAPERLPYGDIPRTISKRRPIMEKNAQYFRSIEKKVLENLNKSDFELIRMSFGYPSFSGYLRSTGLEKLRNDSRVLQIDADRENWPDLTESVPLIEVDPLMWNQEYVGSGVTVCVVDTGIDWTHPSMGGCESMGPDCKVLYGYDYYDNDPIPMDFKGHGTHVAGIVSLDGELKGVAPKSHLIAMKACADVNGSCSTTAEANSIDWCLENAMAYNISVITMSIGGSKSYSDPDCIPTYPSVRAINDAYDGGLFVSVSSGNDGFKDGIQEPACARGAVSVGAVYDQSFEGTFHYNDSGCQDVNPSEKDLYCPTNRYSTLDLLAPGAKINSAVLNHSFDNHSGTSMATPHVAGAAALLQQAYNNTLTPDQIQIALKASGEPIWISDVKMSSGNTGAYFPLIRVEKALRTLEYLDTLNTDWPTYQHDNRRTGFTLLKGDMSNAKDVEQLDLLFETGRNVDLASRNVVADLDNNGHEEVLVWSVRGTMEDPDAWLYVFEMQDRGHGLQLRQRGSLHVGDFSNGAPIIANTDGDANKEIVVGLANGTVYLIDYTVRGEFLDLYLKWSQGFTVPEHYSPRTDDWHRGMIGIGMAAADLDADGTTEILFTDFVGPGLDVWSGQLYALHDNGNQYGLVTNITVGNGGSKGGVSVANVDNDEELEVIVGTYYALQVYDYVNNRLSLKWQETSFGSFSGAPVIYDYDRDNQYEILMTTSVSCSPYKTCSNSFYVFDAATGRREKWLLLSFFSPFTVALANLDTDASVEAALSFTYTYDTDKGGIACIDVAGERIDCEYTNSNTFVSPGYPPVIADIDGNGDNEILIPENNKSLLHVINGDGTQLFNYSFGGLIGSSPAIADIDDDGRAEIVVKRAGSPYSIMATLGSNNHQPYLEPMKPVIAIAGQTASLQANASDPDNDTLTLYYSAPFNETGQWLPTNNDTGDYTILVEASDGNLSHHQYVPVKVLPEGTQVINVFADGSFNKTLVFTEPGQVQRITIKIPKKAQLIYGTMKIEGKPSES